The region CGTACCCACAGAACCACCCGCCAGGCCAGCAGCACGGCCAGGACGCTGCCGTACCAAAGCGGCTGGGTGAAATCGTGCTTGCCGGCCTTGTGCCACCACAAATGCAGCAGTGCCAGCAGGCCGATCACATAGATGGCACGGTGCAGGCGCCCCCAGTTGCGCCCGAGAAAGCGCATGGCCGCCTGGAACGAGGTCAAGGCCAAAGCCAACAGCAGCAGGAAAGCGAGGAAACCGACCAGGATGAAGGGGCGCTGCCCCACATCCTCGACCATGGACGCCGGATCGAAGCCGCGATCCCACCCCGCCCAGGACAGAAAATGCAGCAGCCCGTAGAAAAACGTGAACAGGCCGCACATCCGGCGCACGCGAATCAGGGCCGGCTGGTTCAACAACCGGCGCAAGGGCGTGATGCCCAGGGTCACCAACAGGCAGACGAAGGTCCAGGTGCCGGCCGAACGGGTCAGGAATTCGACGGGATTGGCCGTCAAGCCGTCGTTGAAGCCCAGCCAGACCCAGCGCAGCACGGGCACCAATCCCAGCAGAAACAGTAAAGGCTTGAAGCGGCCCACCTGGCGCGCGCTCCACTGGCGCCGCGCCGAGGCAGCAGGAAGCGTGGAAGTACTCATACGAAAAAGATCATGCGGAAGCCATCATGGTGAAAGACCCATCGCGATCTAATAATTCGCCCGCAGATCCATGCCCTGGTACAACGATGCCACCTGGTCATAACCGTTGAACATCAAGGTCTTGCGCTTGGGGCTGAAGAAGCCGTCGCCAATCCGCCGCTCCGTGGCCTGGCTCCAGCGCGGATGCGGCACGTCGGGATTGACGTTGGCGTAGAAGCCATATTCGCTGGACGCGGCATCCATCCAGGAACTGACGGGCATTTTCTCGACCAGGCGGATCGCCACCAGCGATTTGGCCGACTTGAAGCCATATTTCCAGGGCAGCACCACGCGCACCGGCGCGCCGTTCTGATTCGGCAGCACCTTGCCGTACAGCCCGAAGGTCAACAGGGCCAGCGGGTGCATGGCCTCGTCCAGCCGCAGGCCCTCCGTATAAGGCCAATTCAAGACCCGGCTACGCAGCCCCGGCATGGTGTCGCGTTGCGCGACCGTGACGAATTGCACGAATTTGGCATTGCCGGTTGGCTCGACCTGCTTCAAGAGGGCTGACAGGGAATAACCGATCCAGGGAATCACCATCGACCAACCCTCGACACAGCGCAGGCGGTAGACGCGCTCTTCCTGCGGCGCCAGCTTGAGCAATTCGTCGATATCGAAGGTGCGCGGCTTGTTGACCTCGCCTTCGACAGTAAGCGTCCACGGCCGCACCTTCAGGGTCTTGGCGTTTTGGGCCGGATCGCCCTTGTCCAGGCCGAATTCGTAGTAATTGTTGTAGGACGTGATGTCCGCATAGGACGTCTGCTTGTCCATGACGGTGTATTGGGCGTTGGCGGTCGCCGGCAGCGCCGCCAGGCCCTCACCGTCCGCAAGCGCGGGCAGGCTCCAGCCGGCCGTGCCGACAGCGGCGAGCCCGGCGCCAGCCCGTCCCAGCCAGGCGCGGCGCTCGCGCCAGATCGGTTCCGGGGTGATTTCCGAGGGAACGATGTCCGAGGGTTTACGTATGAGCATGTCTGCCGGCTCCAAAAGAAGCATCATCGCGGCCGCTCGGCGAACACCAGCCGGCCCGACGAAATATTCCACTAAGACCGGGCGCCCGCAACGAATGTTCCCACGGCACGATGCGCCGGCGCGAATCAATTACCGACAGCTTTTAACGCTTGTGAATCAAACCTCGCGCGCCGCCAGCCAGGCGGTCAACTCCGGCACCGATTCGACGATGACCTGGGGCGTGCAGCTTTCCAGCTCCTTGCGGGTGTGCGCGCCGTAGGTCACTCCAACGCTGTGCACGCCGGCATTGGCGGCCATCTGCAGGTCGTGCGACGTGTCGCCGATCATCACCACGCGGTCCGCCGCCACATCCAGCTCGGTCATGATTTCGTGCAGCATGGCCGGATTCGGCTTGCTGAAGGTCTCATCCGCGGTGCGCGTCGCCTGGAACGCGTCGACCAGCCCGCTGGCCGCCAGCGCCCGGTTCAGGCCGACCCGGCTCTTGCCGGTGGCCACGGCCAATTGCACATTGCGCTGCGCCAGCTCGGCCAGCAGTTCGCGGATTCCGTCGAACAGCTTCAGTTCCGGGTCGCGCAGCAGGTAGTTCACCCGATAGCGTTCCAGAAAGCGCGGCATCATCGCCTTGGTCAGCTCCGGCACCGCATGACGCAGCGCGCTTTCCAGCGACAACCCGATCACCCAGCTGGCCTGCGACGCCGACGGCACCGGCAGTTCCAGGTCCCGGCACGCCCCCTGGATGGCAGCCACGATGCTGTGGGTGGAATCCATCAGCGTGCCGTCCCAATCGAACACCACCAACGAATAAGACATGGTCAAACCTTCTCCAGCATATTTAGTAGTTGCACGCAGGCCGGCGGCAGCGGTGCGCGCAGGTCCAGCGTTTCCCCGGTCAGCGGATGCGCCATGATCAATTGATGAGCATGCAGGAACATCCGGTTGAAGCCCTGGCGCGCGAAAGTCGCACGCGTTTCATCGTCGCCGTACTTGTCGTCGCCAACGATCGGAAAGCCGCTGGACGCCAGATGCACCCGAATTTGATGGGTGCGCCCGGTGCGCAACTCTGCCTCAACCAGACTGTAACTGCCAAAACGCTTTTTTAACGTGACGATCGTGTGGGCGGCCTGCCCATCCTGATCGACGCGGACGCGCCGCTCGCCCGATGCCGTGGTCCATTTCAGCAAGGGCAGCTTGATGTGTTGGCGGTCGTTGACCCAGTCGCCCTGGACCAGCGCGTAATAGCGCTTGTTGCCCCGCCCTTCCCGCAGCATCTCGTGCAGACCCAGCAAGGCGTTGCGTTTCTTGGCGATCATCAGCAGGCCGGAGGTGTCGCGGTCCAGCCGGTGGGCCAGCTCCAGCATCGGCGCCTGGGGGCGGGACGCGCGCAGCCGCTCGATCACGCCGAACGCCACGCCGCTGCCGCCATGCACCGCGATGCCGGCCGGCTTGTCCACCACCAGCATGCCCTCGTCTTCATAGACGACCGGGAATTCCGCCGGCGGTACGGCGCGCGGCGCATCCGGGGCGGGGAGGCGGAAAGGCGGCACCCGCACGACGTCCCCGATTTCGAGGCGCTGGTCCGCCTGGATGCGTCCCTTGTTTACACGGACGTTGCCGTCACGGATCGCTTTGTAAACATGGCTTTTGGGGACGCCCTTGCACAGTCGAAACAGGAAATTGTCGACACGCTGCCCCTCGTTTTCTTCAGTCACTTCGACAAGTCGAACGGCGGCTGGCGTGCTGGGGGAACCCCCAGGGGATGATTCTTTGCGCATTGCGAAAAGCGGCATATAATCGGGACAGCCTTAAGGGGCTGAAATGGGGGGCTTTGGCTGAATGGCCGCTTGGCGTAGAGATGCTGTTTGCAACTCCGTCGGGTACGCTTTTTTGGCAACGCCGTCCGGTGCGCAGGACGCTATTGTACCGCCTGCTCGATTTCAGCTCCGGGGTCATTCGGTCGCCGGCGCAACCGAGCCAAGCAGAAAGTGGTGTGGCACATTTTGCCCGCTTTCATGACAGGACCGTTGCAGCCGCGCGCGGCTCTGAAGCATTCGCAAGCATCGTCGCATTTAAAGCACCAGGCGCGCGCCCTCTATATATATACGCCGCGTCTGAGTTCCCGCAGCAACTTTATTCGTCAACCACATACGTGCTCCTGACTCCCCTGCTGACAGAACCCCGTGCCTACCGGCACGCAGTGCCCGCCTGACTGGCGCGGATACGCCTGGGCGCTGCCCGGGTACGGTCCGCAAGCCGCTTGCCCTTGCCGCAGTCCGCAGACCGTGTGATCCGAGGTCACGCGCCGATATCGGCGTGTCATGACTACGGAGAACCTTCTCATGAAGCGAATGTTGTTCAACGCGACGCACCAGGAAGAACTGCGCGTCGCCATTGTCGATGGGCAAAAACTCATCGACCTGGACATTGAAACTGCCGGCCGCGAACAGCGCAAAGGCAATATCTATAAAGGCACCATCACCCGTATCGAACCCGGCCTCGAAGCCTGCTTCGTCAACTACGGCGAAGACCGCCACGGCTTCCTGCCTTTCAAGGAAATCGCGCGCAGCTACTTCAAGGAAGGCGTCGATGTCCGCACCGCCCGCATCCAGGATGCCCTGCGCGAAGGCCAGGAACTGATCGTTCAGGTTGAAAAGGAAGAACGCGGCAATAAAGGCGCCGCGCTGACCACCTTTATTTCGCTGGCCGGCCGTTACCTGGTGCTGATGCCCAACAACCCGCGCGGCGGCGGCGTATCGCGCCGGGTCGAAGGCGAAGATCGCCAGGAACTGCGCGACACGATGGATCAGTTGCAACTGCCGCAAGGCATGAGCATCATCGCCCGCACCGCCGGCATCGGCCGTAACGTCGAAGAGCTGCAATGGGACTTGTCCTATTTGATGCAACTCTGGACCGCCATCGACGGCGCGGCGCGCGACAACTCCGCGCCCATCCTGATCTACCTGGAATCGAGCCTGGTCATCCGGGCCATCCGTGACTACTTCTCGCCTGAAATCGGCGAGATCCTGATCGATACCGACGAGATCGCCGATCAAGCCACCGCTTTCATGAGCGTGGTGATGCCGGACAACGTGCACCGCGTCAAGCGCTACCGCGACGACGTGCCGCTGTTCTCGCGCTTCCAGATCGAACATCAGATCGAAACCGCCTACTCGCGCACCGTCACCCTGCCGTCCGGCGGCTCGGTGGTGATCGACCATACCGAAGCGCTGGTGGCCGTGGACGTCAACTCGGCCCGCTCCACCCGCGGCGCTGACATCGAAGAAACCGCCCTGCGCACCAACCAGGAAGCGGCCGATGAAGTGGCTCGCCAGCTGCGCCTGCGCGATCTGGGTGGCCTGATCGTCATCGACTTCATCGACATGGAGGACACCAAGAACCAGCGCGCCGTCGAACAGCGCCTGCGTGATGCCCTGCATTTCGACCGTGCCCGCGTGCAAATGGGCAAGATCTCCCGTTTCGGCCTGATGGAACTGTCGCGTCAGCGCCTGCGTCCGGCCCTGAACGAGGGTTCGCACATCACCTGCCCCCGTTGCAACGGCACCGGCGTGATCCGCGACGCGGAATCCAGCGCCCTGCACGTGCTGCGCCTGCTGCAGGAAGAAGCCATGAAGGAAAACACCGCCGCCGTGCACGCACAAGTGCCGGTGGACGTGGCCACCTTCCTGTTGAATGAAAAGCGCGCCGACATCGCCAAGATGGAAGCCCGCCTGAAGGTCAACCTGGTGCTGATCCCCAACAAGCACCTGGAAACGCCGCATCACCATATCGAGCGCCTGCGCCACGACGACCCGCGCCTGGAAGAGACCAAGGTCAGCTTCGAGCTGGCCGAGGCGCCCGCCACCGACGTCGCTTTCGCGCCCAAGGAAACGGAAGTGAAGGCCCGTCCGGAAGCGCTGGTCAAGGGCATCACGCCCTCGCAGCCCGCGCCCGTCTCGGCGGCGCCCGCGGCGCCCGCGCCTGTCGCGCCGGCTCCCGCCGGCCTGGGTGGTTTGTTCAAGCGTCTGGTGGGTTGGCTGTCCGGCGGTGAAAAGCCCGCCGCGCCCGCCGCTGCGCCGGCCGTATCCGAAGAGCCCAAGCGCGCCAACAACCGCGCCAAGTCCCGTACGCATGACGGCCAGGACCGTCGCGGCGAACGCCACGGCTCCGACCGCGGCCGTGGCCGCCGTAACGACGGCCGCAATGCCGCCGAAACGACCGAAGCCCTGACCGACGCCAACAGCCGCCACCATGTGCGCGGTGGCCGTCGTGGCGATGCCGAAAGGCCCGCCCGTGGCGAACGCAACGAGCGTGGCGACCGGGGTGACCGTGCTGAACGCGGTGAGCGTGGCGAGCGTGGTGAACGCGGCCAGCGTGATGCCGTGGCTCAGGCCGCGAACCAGGCGGTGAACCAGGCTGCCGATCAGGCCGAACGCAATCTGCCGCAGGCGGAGGCGCTGGAGGACGGTACCCCCGCCCGCCAGGGTCGTAACCGCCGTGGTCGTGGTGGCCGCAATCGCCGCGAGGAATCCGGTAGCGAAGGCGTCATGAGCGAGCAGGAAAGCATGGTGGCGGCTCTGGCCGAGACCGTGGCTGCCGCCCTGCCGCCGGATGGCGCCGACGACACCGTGGCACGTGATGCCGCCGCTGGCGAAGGCGAGACCGACGAGTTCGGCAATCCCCTCCCCGCGGATCCGGAACGCAAGCGCCGCCGTCGTCGCAGCCGTCGTGGTCGTCGCAGCCAGGAGGATGGCGTGAGTTCGGATGCCGATGGCCAGGAAGACGGCCTCGACGCATCGGAGCAAAGCGAAGAAGATCGCCTGGCCGCTGATGCCCAGGCCGCGCTGTCGGAAGTCGCGACGCCGGTGGATACCAGCAAGCCCGTGGTTCCGTCCGTTGATTCGCATGTGGCCGCACCGATCGCCGAATTGTCCGAGTCGACCGCCGAACCGGTGACCACGGCGCCCGTCGCCGTGTCCGCGCCGGTGCAGGTTGCCACGCCGGCCGAGATCGTTGCCGACACGCAGGCTGAGGCTGCTTCGGCTCCGGCCGCCGCGCCGGCTCTGGTGCCCGCACCTGTCGAGGCTGTGGCACCGGCTCCGGTCACCGCGCCGGCCGCTGTTCCCGCACCGGTTGAGGCTGTTGCGCCGGCTCCTGCTGCCGCCCCGGCTCCTGCTGCCGCCCCGGCTCCGGTCGCCGCACCTGCTGCGCCGGTCCAGGTTGCTGCTCCCGCTCCGGTTGCTGCTCCCGCTCCGGTGGCTGCACCGGCTCCGGTTGCTGCTCCGGTTGAGGCTGCTGCGCCTGCCGCGCCCGCCGCTGGTGCCAGCAAGCAATCGCTGCACGACGTGGTGAATACCGCCGGCCTGAAGTGGGTCGAGACCGATCCGGAGCGTCACGCTCAGACCCAGCAACGCATCGCGGCCACCCATGTGCCGCTGCGCCTGGGCCGCGAGCGCAAGCCCGTGACGGCGGTTTCCAGCGAGCCGTTGCAACAGGTCGAGACGCGCCGTTGATCGAATAGATCAGGCTGGTCAGCCCTGAAAACCCCGAGCGCCGGATTATTCCGGCCTCGGGGTTTTTTATCGCCTGCCGTTTGCTGGCATAGAGTATTTATTTTTAGGGAGATAAATCGAGATTACCGAAAGTAATTTGCAGGTTATCAAATCCGCAACAGCGACGGTCTGCAAACACGCCTGTAGCCGCTCGTAACGGGTAGAGCCGCAGGCGCAGAAGAACCCGCGCCGGGCGCAGCAAAAAAAGTGCGCCGCCCCAGCAGGGACGACGCACCGAAGTCCGCGCGGCGCGATCAGCTCGCTGCCGGCGCCATCATCGACTGCAACGGGTCAATCACGCCAGGCTCAACAAGGACGGAAGGTCTGCTTGTCATCGATCGACACGTTGAACACCTGGGTGAACACCGTGCGCCGTACATGGGCCAGCCGACCCGTGCGCAGGCCCACAGGGCCGGAGGCGACAGGGATCAAAGCCGCATGGCCATGGCTCGGCACGAGGCACGGGGCGTAGCCCACGAGCCCGACGGCGAAACGCCGGGACGACCGTCAAACGTCGAGCTAACCTGGAGAAAATTCGCTGTACAGAGAATATGGCATCTATGTCGAATATTCGGTATAGTTCCGTTATTCGCTGGGCAGGAAATAACGGCAGTCATGACCAAATCGACCTTCGTGGAACACGCTCTGATCGAGCAGCTCTTAGATTCACTCCGGGAGTTGCCGGACATGCATGCCGAGTTGACTCAGTCAGAACCTGCTGTTCGAGCCGCTGGTCGCGTCGACGCGAAGATTGATCTGCACGTCGCCGGTAGGTCGATTGTCTTGCTGGTTGAGGCAAAGAAGTCCGTCTATCCCCGAGATGTGCGCCAGGCGTTGTGGCAGTTGAAGTCGCTGCAGCATGGTCACTACGTCGATGTGCAGCACCTGTTGATCGCCGAGTCGCTCTCACCGGGGGCGAAGGAATTGCTCAGAGCCGAGCGCATCGGCTACTTCGACAGCGGCGGAAGCCTCTTCCTGCCGGCCCCTGGCGCCTACGTCTACATCGACAAGCCGCCTCCGAAGACTTTGGAGAAGTCGGTGCGGTCGCTCTTCTCCGGGCGGCGTGCCCAGGTTTTGTATGCGCTCCTGGTCAATCACGAGGAATGGTTTGGTGTTACCGAAGTGGCCGAACGGGCGCAGGTGGCTCCATCCACGGCCTCGGACGTACTAAGCGAGCTGGAGCGGTTCGACTGGTTGGTGTCGCGAGGACAGGGGCCGAGCAAGGAGCGGCATCTGCGAGAACCCAGCGCGTTGCTCGATGCTTGGGCGAAGCAGCTCGCCACGCAACGCGCGCCAGTGCTGCGCCGGTACTTCGTGCCCGGATTGAAATCTGATGCACTGATCGAGCGGCTCGGCCAGATGCTCGATGCGCATCAAGTCGCCTACGCGGTGAGCTACGAAGCCGCTGCACAGCGCTATACCCCCTTCTTGTCCAGCATCTCTCAGGTGCGAGTTCGACTGCTACCCAGCACCAGTACCGAGGCGGCAATGGCGGAGCTGGGTGCGCGCGTCGTCAATGAAGGAGCGAACCTCGCGGTCATCGAGACGAAGTCGGCGGGAGAACTGCTGTTCCGGCAAAACGTCGGGGGTGTTTGGCTGGCCAGTCCAGTCCAGGTTTATCTCGACCTCTTGCGCGGTGAAGGCCGCGCCAAGGAAATGGCCGAGCACTTACGCAAGGAAAGGATTGGCTTCTGATGGCAAAGCCCGCGACGTTTGATGGCTACAGCGACCAGTACACGGTGGACTGCGAACGCGTCCTTGTGACACTGCTGCGCGGACTCGGGCCGTGGAAAGAGTCGGTTTACCTGATCGGGGGGCTCACGCCGCGCTATCTTGTTGCCGCACGACCGCCGGTAGTGCCGGCGCACGCGGGCACTCTGGACGTGGACATCGTGATCGACCTGCAAATCCTGGCGGATACCGAGGCGTATCACACACTCGAAGACAACCTCAAGAAGATGGGATTCGAGCGGGCCGAGAACAGCGCCGGTACAAAGCTTTCCTGGCGTTGGCAGACCCGCACTGAACATGGCGCCTTGATGGTGCTGGAACTGCTGGCGGATGCACCGGACATCGCTGGCGGCAAGGTGCAGCCATTGCCGACCGAAGGCACGATCTCTGCACTGAATATCCCGTATTCGTCCATCGTTTTTGACCTTCACCAAGTCACCGAGATTCAGGCTGAACTCCTCGGTGGCAACGGAATCGCGACGGAACACATCAAGCATGCCAACCTGGTCAGCTTTACCTGCCTGAAGTCGTTTGCGTTCGATCAGCGCTTTGAACGCAAGGACGCGCACGATCTGATCTATTGCATTGAACACGCAGCCGAAGGACTGGACGCCGTGGCTGCGGCTTTCCACAAAGAGTGCAACGGCAAGCACGGAGCCGTCGTCGAGGCCTCGCTGGCGATCCTACGCAGCCGCTTCGCAAGCGACGAGAAAGCCGAAGGCTATCGCAAGGACGGTCCGGTGTCGGTCGCCAAGTTTGAGCTGGGCGAAGGCGACGAGCCGGAGCAACGTGAGGCGAGGACGTTGCGGCAGCGGCTAGCCTGCGACGTGATCGAACAACTCCTCGCCCGGATCGAAAAAGAACTTTAAGGGTGCGTAAAACGTGCCGACGCACTATGCATCGGAAGAGCAAGTCGCGCGAGCACTGGCACGGCTTGGCAAACCGGAAGCGGCTGCGATGGAAAGGCCATCGCAATATGGCAATGAAAAACACCCCAAAGGTCGGATTTACATCCAACTTTTGGGGTGCAGTTCAATGGCCAGGGCTTTTCTTGACCAATGCCGCCAAACCGGCGGCGCGGTCGATCAGAACAGGTACGTGTACGTCACCTGGGTCACATCCAGCCCCGGGTTCGGGCGCTTGATGCTCGCGTTCGAGAAGTGCGAATAACGCAGGCTGATACGGTTGTGCTGGTCGAACTGGAAGCCCAGGCCGATGTGATCGCCGAACTGGTACGCCGTGCTGATGGTCTCGCCAGCAAACTTGGTGTGGTTGAACACCGTGGCACCGACGCCGCCTTCGAAGAAGAAACGGTCGCTGACCCACCAACGGAACATCGGAATGGCATTCAACTGCCAGGCATTCGACGGATGGCCGCCACCGCTATGCGTCCACCAGTAAGCCGCGCCGAGTTCACCGGTAAGGTCAAGGCGGCCCAGGCTGCCACTGATCTGCCACAAGGGCGCGGTTTCGTAGTTGATCGCGGTACGGTTGTACTTGTCGCCCACGCCACCTTGGACACTGATACCGCCTTTGTCCTGGGCCTGCGCGGCCGGAACGGCACACGCCATCGCCAAGGCCGTCAACGCGCCTGCGACCAAGCTCTTTTTATAACCACTCTGCATGGGGGGAACTCCAACTAGCTGTTTTTCGAGGTAAACACGCGTTGTAAATTATCAGAAAAAACTTACAACGACCATTAGACCAAGGCGTACTTGACCCAGGCGGGCGAGAAAGCCACGAAATAGTGTTTTCGAAAATACGCACCAATCGCGGCGCATTATCCATTTGACTTCCTCGCGCGGCGCGCCTTTAGCACGTAGCGTGCCTGGCACAGCCGCCCGAGTCACATAGATGGCGATCAGGCCGTCAGCACTTCAGCCGGTTGCCGCGTCAACAGCGCCAGCAGACGAGCGATCTCGTCACGCAGTTGGCGGCGATCCACCACCATGTCGATGGCGCCCTTCTGCAGCAGGAATTCCGCGCGCTGGAAGCCTTCCGGCAATTTCTCGCGCACGGTCTGTTCGATCACGCGCGGGCCGGCAAAACCGATCAGGGCCTTGGGCTCGGCGATGACGACGTCGCCCATGAAGGCAAAGCTGGCCGACACGCCGCCCATGGTCGGATCCGTCAGCACGCTGATGAAGGGCAGTTGTTCAGCCGCCAGACGCGTCAGCATGGCATTGGTCTTGGCCATCTGCATCAGGGACAGCAGGCTTTCCTGCATGCGCGCGCCACCCGAGGCGGCCACGCAGATGAAAGGCGTTTTCTGGTCCAGGGCGGCCTGGGCGCCGCGCGCGAAGCGCTCGCCCACCACCGAGCCCATGGAGCCCCCCATGAACTCGAACTCGAAGCATGCCAGCACGGCCGGCACACCCTTGATCGAGCCGCTGACCACGACCATGGCATCCGTTTCACCGGTCTGCTTGACGGCTTCGGCCAGACGTTCCGGATACTTGCGCGAGTCCTTGAACTTCAGGGAGTCGACCGACCGGATGGACTGGGCGTATTCGACCCGGCCTTCCAGGTCCAGCAGGGAATCGACGCGGGCGCGCGCGCCGATGCGCATATGGTGGTCGCACTTCGGGCAGACGTGCAGATTGGCCGCGAGGTCCTCGTTATAGAGCACCGATTCGCAGGACGGGCACTTGACCCAGAGACCTTCCGGCACGCGCCGCGCGGTGGGTTCGGCGGTCTTGTTGATGCGCGGCGGCAGGAGTTTTTCGATCCAGCTCATTGTGACTTTTATCCTGGTGGGGGAAGGCGGCCGATCAGGCGACCGCGGGGTCCCGTTTGACGTTGTCCAGCGCCTGGCGGATGCTGCTCAGCCAGTTGCCGGCGGCGGTGGCGGCGGCATCGGTCTGGCCGGCCGCGGGCACGCCTTCGATGGCTTTTTCCATGGTCTCGATCAGCTTGCTGCCGATCACCACGGCGTCGGCGACGCGCGCCACGCGCTGGGCGCTGTCGGCGTCGCGAATGCCGAAACCGACGCCCACGGGAATGTGGACATGGCGGCGGATGGCGGCCAGCTTGGTCGCCACGTCATCGGTGTCGATGTTGCCGGCGCCCGTCACGCCCTTGAGCGAGACGTAATAGGCGTAACCGCGCGCCACCTTGCCGACGGCCTCGATGCGGGCCTCGGTGCTGGTGGGCGCCAGCAGAAAGATGGGGGCCATGCCCTTGGCGCCCAGAAGATCGGCGAACTGGCGCACTTCTTCGGGCGGGTAATCGACCACCAGAACGCCGTCGACGCCGGCGGCGGCCGC is a window of Bordetella sp. N DNA encoding:
- the msrQ gene encoding protein-methionine-sulfoxide reductase heme-binding subunit MsrQ codes for the protein MSTSTLPAASARRQWSARQVGRFKPLLFLLGLVPVLRWVWLGFNDGLTANPVEFLTRSAGTWTFVCLLVTLGITPLRRLLNQPALIRVRRMCGLFTFFYGLLHFLSWAGWDRGFDPASMVEDVGQRPFILVGFLAFLLLLALALTSFQAAMRFLGRNWGRLHRAIYVIGLLALLHLWWHKAGKHDFTQPLWYGSVLAVLLAWRVVLWVRARRARPA
- the msrP gene encoding protein-methionine-sulfoxide reductase catalytic subunit MsrP: MLIRKPSDIVPSEITPEPIWRERRAWLGRAGAGLAAVGTAGWSLPALADGEGLAALPATANAQYTVMDKQTSYADITSYNNYYEFGLDKGDPAQNAKTLKVRPWTLTVEGEVNKPRTFDIDELLKLAPQEERVYRLRCVEGWSMVIPWIGYSLSALLKQVEPTGNAKFVQFVTVAQRDTMPGLRSRVLNWPYTEGLRLDEAMHPLALLTFGLYGKVLPNQNGAPVRVVLPWKYGFKSAKSLVAIRLVEKMPVSSWMDAASSEYGFYANVNPDVPHPRWSQATERRIGDGFFSPKRKTLMFNGYDQVASLYQGMDLRANY
- a CDS encoding HAD-IIIA family hydrolase, whose protein sequence is MSYSLVVFDWDGTLMDSTHSIVAAIQGACRDLELPVPSASQASWVIGLSLESALRHAVPELTKAMMPRFLERYRVNYLLRDPELKLFDGIRELLAELAQRNVQLAVATGKSRVGLNRALAASGLVDAFQATRTADETFSKPNPAMLHEIMTELDVAADRVVMIGDTSHDLQMAANAGVHSVGVTYGAHTRKELESCTPQVIVESVPELTAWLAAREV
- a CDS encoding RluA family pseudouridine synthase, with the translated sequence MPLFAMRKESSPGGSPSTPAAVRLVEVTEENEGQRVDNFLFRLCKGVPKSHVYKAIRDGNVRVNKGRIQADQRLEIGDVVRVPPFRLPAPDAPRAVPPAEFPVVYEDEGMLVVDKPAGIAVHGGSGVAFGVIERLRASRPQAPMLELAHRLDRDTSGLLMIAKKRNALLGLHEMLREGRGNKRYYALVQGDWVNDRQHIKLPLLKWTTASGERRVRVDQDGQAAHTIVTLKKRFGSYSLVEAELRTGRTHQIRVHLASSGFPIVGDDKYGDDETRATFARQGFNRMFLHAHQLIMAHPLTGETLDLRAPLPPACVQLLNMLEKV
- a CDS encoding Rne/Rng family ribonuclease, with the protein product MKRMLFNATHQEELRVAIVDGQKLIDLDIETAGREQRKGNIYKGTITRIEPGLEACFVNYGEDRHGFLPFKEIARSYFKEGVDVRTARIQDALREGQELIVQVEKEERGNKGAALTTFISLAGRYLVLMPNNPRGGGVSRRVEGEDRQELRDTMDQLQLPQGMSIIARTAGIGRNVEELQWDLSYLMQLWTAIDGAARDNSAPILIYLESSLVIRAIRDYFSPEIGEILIDTDEIADQATAFMSVVMPDNVHRVKRYRDDVPLFSRFQIEHQIETAYSRTVTLPSGGSVVIDHTEALVAVDVNSARSTRGADIEETALRTNQEAADEVARQLRLRDLGGLIVIDFIDMEDTKNQRAVEQRLRDALHFDRARVQMGKISRFGLMELSRQRLRPALNEGSHITCPRCNGTGVIRDAESSALHVLRLLQEEAMKENTAAVHAQVPVDVATFLLNEKRADIAKMEARLKVNLVLIPNKHLETPHHHIERLRHDDPRLEETKVSFELAEAPATDVAFAPKETEVKARPEALVKGITPSQPAPVSAAPAAPAPVAPAPAGLGGLFKRLVGWLSGGEKPAAPAAAPAVSEEPKRANNRAKSRTHDGQDRRGERHGSDRGRGRRNDGRNAAETTEALTDANSRHHVRGGRRGDAERPARGERNERGDRGDRAERGERGERGERGQRDAVAQAANQAVNQAADQAERNLPQAEALEDGTPARQGRNRRGRGGRNRREESGSEGVMSEQESMVAALAETVAAALPPDGADDTVARDAAAGEGETDEFGNPLPADPERKRRRRRSRRGRRSQEDGVSSDADGQEDGLDASEQSEEDRLAADAQAALSEVATPVDTSKPVVPSVDSHVAAPIAELSESTAEPVTTAPVAVSAPVQVATPAEIVADTQAEAASAPAAAPALVPAPVEAVAPAPVTAPAAVPAPVEAVAPAPAAAPAPAAAPAPVAAPAAPVQVAAPAPVAAPAPVAAPAPVAAPVEAAAPAAPAAGASKQSLHDVVNTAGLKWVETDPERHAQTQQRIAATHVPLRLGRERKPVTAVSSEPLQQVETRR
- a CDS encoding type IV toxin-antitoxin system AbiEi family antitoxin, translated to MTKSTFVEHALIEQLLDSLRELPDMHAELTQSEPAVRAAGRVDAKIDLHVAGRSIVLLVEAKKSVYPRDVRQALWQLKSLQHGHYVDVQHLLIAESLSPGAKELLRAERIGYFDSGGSLFLPAPGAYVYIDKPPPKTLEKSVRSLFSGRRAQVLYALLVNHEEWFGVTEVAERAQVAPSTASDVLSELERFDWLVSRGQGPSKERHLREPSALLDAWAKQLATQRAPVLRRYFVPGLKSDALIERLGQMLDAHQVAYAVSYEAAAQRYTPFLSSISQVRVRLLPSTSTEAAMAELGARVVNEGANLAVIETKSAGELLFRQNVGGVWLASPVQVYLDLLRGEGRAKEMAEHLRKERIGF
- a CDS encoding acyloxyacyl hydrolase, with amino-acid sequence MQSGYKKSLVAGALTALAMACAVPAAQAQDKGGISVQGGVGDKYNRTAINYETAPLWQISGSLGRLDLTGELGAAYWWTHSGGGHPSNAWQLNAIPMFRWWVSDRFFFEGGVGATVFNHTKFAGETISTAYQFGDHIGLGFQFDQHNRISLRYSHFSNASIKRPNPGLDVTQVTYTYLF
- the accD gene encoding acetyl-CoA carboxylase, carboxyltransferase subunit beta, with the translated sequence MSWIEKLLPPRINKTAEPTARRVPEGLWVKCPSCESVLYNEDLAANLHVCPKCDHHMRIGARARVDSLLDLEGRVEYAQSIRSVDSLKFKDSRKYPERLAEAVKQTGETDAMVVVSGSIKGVPAVLACFEFEFMGGSMGSVVGERFARGAQAALDQKTPFICVAASGGARMQESLLSLMQMAKTNAMLTRLAAEQLPFISVLTDPTMGGVSASFAFMGDVVIAEPKALIGFAGPRVIEQTVREKLPEGFQRAEFLLQKGAIDMVVDRRQLRDEIARLLALLTRQPAEVLTA